The segment CAAAGatatcaacatttaatatattcCTCGAATGCAAAATATTTTAACTCATAATCTAATGCAATTCTCTATTTCATTGCTGCATAGATTTTTTTGGAATTCAACTTTCTCAATTTGGATTGTAACGACGCAGTTATGTCGTATGAACATTGAAAAAGATTATTAagtaatatattaaagttgtttacggtaaaaaaaatagtaaaagcaTAGAAATCTCATATATTTAGAGGCTAATTACATCCTATTCCAGAATTTTCCTCAATTACAAAAATCTCGAATTTTTTGTTGCTCTCGAATACATTCATTGATTGTATGATACATtactaatgatatatatattacttcatGGGAGGATGTATCCAAGAAGGGATATCTATGTATCCAAGAGGGGATGGATGTATCCGAGAGAGAATAAGAATATATCCGAGAGAGGATTATaacatttcaaattttgaatttatgtaattttttcaacaaaatagatgaaattATATTGGGCCCGTATCACATATCTTAAACTATCtagtatgtatgtgtgtgtgtgtgtgtgtctatatatatatatatatatatatatcgaagaATGAAGAAGAGGACGACCACAACTCAATGTTATTGTACATTGTGCAACAAATGTTGTACAAAATTTTACGtttagttatttaaaataaaaataaggatatttttatctttttattctgttcttttcttctacCATTTTCTCGatcattcttattcttattttttcttcttctacatTAACGAAAGGACTTTGATTGACTATAATTTACTTGTCTCTTTAATCTTATTCAAACAAATTCAACTATTgtccaaaataatattttttcgtacataaaaattgtcaattattttcaattacttTGACATCAAAGAAAACATTGTACAATTTTCAGAAAGCAtctaataataaatacaagtaACTTTGTAATCTTCTTAAAACGaaattacatataattatgTACACGCATATCTAtccattttattgttttttaatttgtttctaaCAGAAGTATTAGAAATACTCCTAAacgtaaattattaatttcagtCTCAAATTATTGACAGCTTCAAAAATacattttgtttaattaaacttaaataCACCTTCGATCTTATAACATGAGTAAAACAAACCCCTAAATTCTCGTCAAGTATAAGGGTACTTTCAACAATTCTATCAATTTTTTACTAAGAGTTACATGACATATAAGAGTTTAAGACCACTTGTCATGTTTTGTGGCAAATCAAGGatatatctaaatttaattaattatatagagAAATTTTTTTAGGATTATCAATAATtctgaaataaaactaataatttacgtCAAATTCAACGATATTTTCAAAacttctctctttattttctatattaatattcatatgattattacatcaattcacttcttgttgtttttgttgttattattgtctATTTTTCTCAATTATGTTCATttgtctttttatatattattaccaATATAAATGTCAGCACCTAGAATAAGATGATTTTATGTGAAACACATCAATTTTACTAGAGATTACATCAAAACAATCATCATGACACAAAACTTTAGTGAACATGTTTATAGCATCATTGCCAAGAACatggaaataataataaataatcatataaaataacattattCGTAATAGAAGCAATAATAATGTTCCAGATTAACTTGAGTtgcattaaaaatataataacaacaatgacATAATAACTAACAACAgtagattaaaaatataataacaacaatgacATAATAACTAACAACAATAGAATTAAATTATCACGCTTCGATGTCAAATAAGTTAGGAATGTTTTAACCTtttaattattgataaattttaattttggtccTTATAATATATCACTCCCTTCAAATAATTAGGAAATAATTCATACAAGTATAGCTACCTAATttacattataaatatttagCCCAAAACACAATTTGGTATACAATAATATACATTTGACATACAGTAGTAATATACAAAACTTTCatatgtctttttaaaaatatttgatacaaatattatacgccatcatataatattatacaatattattattgttgtttatacaattatatacataaatataaaattctctACTCtattatacaaatcaaaattttgcCAAACTTTAACAATTGATTTCTCTCATACTATAAGAtgaaatcttttgaaaattcgTAGAGCGATAGATATGTTAATAGTATATCATATCCATAGATGAGATATCATGAATCACAATAGagtttaattgaaaaaaaatatattaaaatggtTGACACTTCGCTCCTCGATTTTTGCTATAATAATTGCATTTGTAATTTGtgatttttcaacttttcacATGACATGTCTCTTTAACGTGGAAAGGTAGATTCATTGATGGTCTATCATCCCcgttttagtttgtttaaaaaaaatatttatttcatttttagcaactctttattttaaatgttttagatgacatgtttaagatcacaagatttaATAATATGttgtatatttgatatatttttaatttaagaccatAAGATTCAAAAgacttttttactttttgaaaatctatgtcaagtaaaaacataacaaacaaattgaaaagaaGTATAATTATATGAGAATTTACTGTTATAAGTTGCAAATTTATCATATCAAAACAATATaaactaaatttgaaaatattaattaaaattcatttgGTTTGATCTCGATAAATGAAAACTACAACAACTAATAACATatgtaatgaaattttttaaatgggAATTGGAAAGGGTATTATGCATATTTTATTCCTACTCTCCCGAAGGTAGAGAGATCGTTTCGAACGTTTAGCTCAAGAACAACAACTCAAAGTagtaattaaaaggaaaattagCAATGAATTAAAACATGGCTACTAGTAAGAAAAACAATACATATCATTAATAAAAGGAAATGTAACATTAACAACAGTACAATAATGTGATAATCCAAATATGATAaacaaaaatagtaatatatatatcaaaagcaAGAAATTACAAGAATTAGGCTAATACTATATTCCACACGGTGTTCCGAACTACAACTAACCCTAATTCCATTAGAAAGCAAGACAACGCTTAACTACGTAAACTTTCTAATATTCTACCTTAATAAACGACCATATATCCTATCTAATGTCCTTCGTAAGGTGAAATCATGCACAATTTCTTATCTAATCACATCTCTTCCAAATATTTCTTCTGTCTATCTCTACCTCTTTTAGTAATCACTATATCCAATCTCTCGTCCCTCCTCACTAGTCTGAGGCATCTAAGTATATCCTATTTATATGTCCAAACCATCTCAACTTGTTTTTATCATCTTTCCCACGACATAGCTCACTCCTAACTTATCTCAAATATCCCCATTCCTAATTTTATCTCTACAAATATGCTCACACATCCATCTAAGTATCATCATGTTCACAACTTATATCTACTGAACATGAAAATTCTTGATTGGCCATGTTGATATTTATACATGTCATACATGTCAGCAACTAGTTAGTTAGGATCTTTCAATTAGTTAGTTACAGATCAATTAGTTAGTTACAAATTAGTTAGTTGTTAATCTGTtagaattagttttttttatcacattatatatataactactaGTTCATTGTAATCAACACACTGGTTTTCATCATTCTATCAAATCAGATTAGAAGGGCTTTCTCTTCTTCCTTACTTTATCTTTTCATCTTCCTTAAGCTCCATCAATTGAGATCTTCTAGATACACTCTGTTTCTTCTGtttcaacatggtatcagagtagGGGTAGATCACTGTTCTTCTCGTCAATCAAGTTCCAGCTTACAACTCGTTTCTGAGAATCGAATTCATCTTCTTATCGATTTCTTCAGTGTTCTGTTATTGTTCTCTGTGAATCGAATTCATCATGGTTGAAATTACAGGTCAAGCTTCCACATCAGGAACAGGAGGGAACATAATCGATGTTAGTAACCCTCTCTACATACACCCATCTGATAATCCAAGTTTGATCCTAGTTCCAGTAGTTTTTGAAGGAGTTGGTTATCGATCATGGCGACGAGGCATAATGAGATCATTATCTGTGAAAGACAAATTAGGATTTATTAATGGAGAGCTTAAACGCCCTTCTTCAACATCTCCTCAATATCGCCAGTGGGAGAGATGTGATAACATGGTCATATCTTGGATTCTTAATTCCCTTAGCAAAGATATTGCAGACAGCGTAGAGTACGTTTCAGATGCAGTAGAATTATGGAAAGAGATAGAAGATCGATATGATCAAACGAATGGTGCTAAATTGTTTCAAATCCAAAAGGATATCAATGATCTGAGTCAGGGAGTTCTTGATGTTACTGTGTACTACACTAGGATGAAGAAACTCCGGGAATAATTGAGTAATCTGAGTATCAAAAACCAGTGCAGTTGTACTTGTAGCTGTGGGGGTAAAGAGACTATGCATAAGGCTGAACAAGATCGAAGGTTAATTCAATTTCTAATGGGTCTTAATGAAGTTTATTCTGTTATTAGAGGTAGTATTCTGATGATGAATCCACTACCATCCATGGCTCAAGCTTTTGCACTACTTgtacaagaagaaaaacaaagggAGTTTAAGCCACATAGTCAAATGTTTGCTGAAGGAAGTTCAATGAATTCCTCTATACGTGTTGGTTCGTCAAATCCATCAGGTGGAAGGCTAAATTCTGCCAATACTAGTTCATCAAATTCGTCAGGAGGAAGAGTATTCAGAACAAATTATTCACCAAGCAATTATCCTGCAAATAATAGGCCTAGACCTTTTTGTGAACATTGCAAGAGATCAGGGCATATCATTGATAAATGTTACAAGTTACATGGCTATCCCAATCAAAATAATTCTTCTAATGGACAAGGTTTCAATCAGCAAAGATACAACAATGTTCAGAATCAAAGGGTACCAGCCAATTACAATGCAAGTAATAGGTATGCTAAAGGTAAAGGAGTGGCAGCTAATGTTCTTACAGATCCAACTATGGGAGAAACTAATGCTCATACAGCTTGCAATGCTAATCTTACCAATGAACAATATGGTCAGCTTATTAATCTGTTGCAACACCTTCAATTGGGACAATCTGGAGATGTTGATTCTGAGGAGCAGGTAACTTGTGGAGCTGCAAACTTTGCAAGGTATAATAGCTTGCAACTCATCTATTGATTTTGATAAACTGTTGTGTGGTTGTCTCAAATCAAGAACTGATTTATGGATACTGGATTCAAGAGCTACACATCACATGACCTTTAACATCAACCACCTTTCACATATTACTAACCTGCCTTATCCTCTCTTAGTTAAATTATCAAATGGATACAAAGTTAAGGTGACTAAAGTTGGAGATGTTAGAATTAATGACATGATCACATTGTTTAGAGTTCTTTTCATCCCTTCTTTTAAATACAATTTGATTTCTATTAGTTCCTTGTCTCTACATCTCAATTGTACTGCATCATTCTCTAATTTATCTTGTATCTTGTAGGGCCCTTCAATGAAGAAGCCTCTGGAAATTGGTGGAGAACAAGATGGATTGTATTTCCTTTGCTCAGAttgtttaaaaaggaaaaaagacaGTCCATTCATTTCACAGGTCTCATCTTCAATGCCTTTTTTTCTCACAACAATAAGATAGGCTCTCAATGTCAATGTTTCTCTCATTCTTGCAGTACCATCTCTCATTCTTGCAATCCTTTATTCAATTCTCAGAATGTTAAATCAGCTGTAATGAACACTATTCCTAGtaatacaaataatgtactTTCTGATTCTATGCCTCTTTTACATCATGAATCTTGTAATGACTTGTTGTGGCACTATAGACTTGGGCATGTACCTTTTGTAAAAATGAAAGGGATTACATCCATTCCTGTAGTTTTTTCATCCAAGCAGCCTTTTACTTGCAATATTTGTCCTATGGCCAGACAAAGTAGACTTTCTTTTCCACCTAAAACTCATactacatcaaaaatatttgagCTTCTGCGTGTTGACTTATGGGGTCCTTACCATGTACCTACTCAtgacaattttaaatatttcattaccttagttgatgattttagtAGAACAACATGGACACATTTGTTGAGTTGCAAAAGTAATGCTTTACATATTATAAAATCTTTTGTCAACATGGTAGAAAATCAGTTTAAAACAAATGTTCAAATAATAAGATCAGATAATGGTCTTGAGTTTGTAAATCAAGAATCTATTTTTTACTTTCAATCCAAAGAAATACTGCATCAAAAATCTTGTCCttatacaccacaacaaaatggtgtggtAGAGAGAAAACATAAGTATCTACTAGAAACAGCCAGAGCTCTTCTTTTCCATTCCAAATTACCTACTAAGTATTGGGGGGAATGTATACTTACAACCACATATATAATCAATCGACTTCCTTCTGCCTACCTTCACAACAAATGTCCTTTTACTATGTTGTATAATCAAGAACCTCAATATTCTCACATGAAAAGTTTTGGTTGTCTTTGTTTTCCTACTACATCCAAACATCATAGGACAAAATTTGAACCAAGATCTACACCTCATGTATTCTTAGGATATCTTTTTGGTGTTAAAGGCTATAAGGTGTTAAGTTTGAGCAGCAAGAAAATACATATTTCTAGAGATGTTGTGTTTCATGAATCAGTATTTCCTTTTTCCAGTATCACTAATTTTTCTATTAACAATCCTTCTTCAAGTTCTACATTTGATAATGCTTTTcttgataatgataatgttgGTCTCACTTCTTCAGAACCTGAACAATGTGATCCCATTTTAACTTCTTCTCCTTCACCAAACCTTACATCCTCAGAATATGCTCCTCCCATCAGAAAATATACTAGATCTAATAAGCCTCCAGTTTATCTTAAAGACTACATGACCTCTTTACATGCCTCTTTTTCACACCACCGTCATATAGCTTCTACATCCTTGTATCTTGATAGTCAGTCACTTATATTGAGTGTGTCACATGATTGTGAACCATCATCATTTAATGAGGATGCAATGAATCCTGCTTGGCAAGATGCAATGACACAAGAGTTGACTGCACTGCATGATAATAACTCCTGGGAACTTATGCCACTTCCTGTTGGTAAAAAGGCCATTGGATGTAAATGGGTTTATAAGGTAAAACATAAAGTTGATGGGAGTATAGAGAGGTACAAGGCAAGGCTAGTTGTAAAAGGCTACACTCAGCACTATGGGATAGATTATAAAGAAACTTTTTCTCCAGTCATCAAAATGACAATTGTGAGAGCTTTGATAGCCACTGCTGTACAGAAGAACTGAATATATATCAGTTGGATGTTAATAATGCTTTCCTTCATGGAGAGTTGCATGAATAAGTATAAATGGATATTCCACAGGGATTGGATGTTTCCACTAAAGTCATGGTTTGTAAACTTAAAAAGTCACTATATGGTTTAAAACAGGCCAGCAGACAATGGTATGCCAAGTTGTTTGATGCTTTGAAGTCCAGAGGATACAGTAACTCCTTAAATGATTATTCTTTGTTCTATAGAAAACAAGGTCCTTCCATTGTGTTTATAGttgtatatgtagatgatattctaCTTACTGGAAATGATGTTGAAGAGATTGATCAATTAAAGGATTATCTTCATAACTAATTCAAAATAAAGGATTTGGGAAAGCTACACTATTTTTTGGGCTTGGAGATACTATATACAGAAGCTGGAATACTTATATCACAGAGGAAGTTTATGCTTGATCTTCTCAAAGAGTATCACTGCACATAATACTCTAGTCTTGCTTCTCCTCTTGACTCTATAATCAAGCTCAAAGCCAATGAAGTGAAACTTCTGGAAGATCCTAATTCATACATAAAGTTAAttggaaaattaaattttctcaCTAATACAAGATTAGACATTACATATGGAGTATAACACCTGAGTCAGTTTATGCAGGAACCTAGAGAGCCTCATTTGCAGACTGCATATCATTTGCTTAGATACCTTAAATAGGATCCAACCTTGGGTTTACTCATGTCCTCTACTAATGATTACCAGGTCCAAGCTTTTTGCGATTCAGACTGGGCATCCTGTCCTGATTCAAGAAAATCTGTTACTGGCTACATTATATTATTGGGATCAAGTCCCATAAGATGGAAGTCGAAGAAGCAAGAAACTATTTCCCTTTCTTCAGCTGAAGCTGAATATAGGTCCATTAGAAAAGTAGTAGGGGAGTTGGTATGGTTAAGTCGATTGTTTGAAGAACTAGCTGTGCCATGGTGCTGGTCCTTTTCCTATTTTCTGTGATAGCAGTCAGCATTACAAATTGCCAAGAATCATGTATTCCATGAAAGAATGAAGCATATTGAAGTTGACTGCCATTTTGTACGAGCTAAGCTTCAAGAAGGGTTAATTTCATTACATCATATTGGAACTGGGGAACAACTTGCTGATATTCTTACCAAATCACTCATTGGAGTGAAACATACAACAATCTTAAGCAAGTTGGATCTGCTCGTCACacctccaacttgaggggggtGTTGATATTTATACATGTCATACATGTCAGCAACTAGTTAGTTAGGATCTTTCAATTAGTTAGTTACAGATTAGTTAGTTGTTAATCTGTTAGAATTAGTTTATTTATCACATTGTATATATAACTACTAGTTCATTGTAATCAACACACTGGTTTTCATCATTCtatcaaatcaaattagaaGGGCTTTCTCTTCTTCCTTActtcatcttttcttcttccttaagctccATCAATGGAGATCTTCTAGATACACTATGTTTCTTCTGTTTCAACGGGCCAATACTTTATCTTATACAACAAAGTGCTCTAACTATTACTATATACAACTTACCTTTAAACTTTGATGGTACCTTTTTCATTAGAGACTCATAATACAAGCTTCCAGTTCATTCTCGATATACTAGTACTATAGTGATCTAATTCATCGTTACTAAAAAATATATGCGGTAAAGGTATATGATTTCATTTGTCATAGGTTAGTATAGAT is part of the Solanum lycopersicum chromosome 1, SLM_r2.1 genome and harbors:
- the LOC138340888 gene encoding uncharacterized protein — protein: MVEITGQASTSGTGGNIIDVSNPLYIHPSDNPSLILVPVVFEGVGYRSWRRGIMRSLSVKDKLGFINGELKRPSSTSPQYRQWERCDNMVISWILNSLSKDIADSVEYVSDAVELWKEIEDRYDQTNGAKLFQIQKDINDLSQGVLDVTVYYTRMKKLRE